The genomic window TCCCCCGCCCCCTGGCCGAGCTGGGCCACGATGCCACCTTCCTGTATCCGGGCCGTGCCGCACTCGGCGGCGGCGCATGGGGTTCCATCCCCCGCTGGGGAGAGCGAGACGAAGAGGGTGTCGGCAGCGACGGAAAGCCCCGCCGGGATGGGGCTTTCCAGGTTCACTTTCGCTGCGGGGGCGGAGCCGCTGTTCGTGATCCCCATCCGGTACTGGATCTCGTCGCCGGGAATCGCCTCGGCGCTCGCCTCAAAGACGCCCCCCCTGGTGATGTTGCGCACCGCTTCGGCAAGACCTACGACCGGGGCGGCCGCACGGGTCCCCACCTGGTCGCTGCCGCTTGCCCCCTCGCCCGTTGCGGCAAGGAGGTGGTCGCAGCGCGCCCCGTCGCTGCCGGACTCGGGGACGGTGACCGCCAGAAAGAAACGGAAGGACGCACCGGGCGCCAGGGTCCCGGTGGTCGCGCAGATGCGCGTTTCACCAGCCTCGCGCACCCCGTCCCCGGCGACGCCCCCTCCCGCTCCGTCGTCGGCGAAGAGCTCCCCTTTCCACCCGCTCCCGCCGCTAACGGAAAGGACGAAGCTGTTCACCGTGTTGCCGACGTTGGTGACGATGTACGGGTAGTTCACCACGGTGCCGGGACCACCCACGCCATCCGGCGGGGCGGAAACGGTGACCGCGGCGGTCTGGCCGCAGGCGACGGTCTCGGTCTTCACCTGGTCCACGGCGAGCGCGTCGCCGGTGGAGACCGCAGTGAGGGGGACGCGGTAACTGGCACCCAGGGTGAAGAGAACCGGGGTCACCTGGACCACGAGCAGGGTTGAGCCTCCGGGAGGGAGCTCCGGCGTCAGGTAGCCGGCGCCGGAGATGGCGGCGGCGCGGTCCACCCCGCCGGGATCGGTGTAGCTGACCTTGAAGGCGCTTCCGCTGCCGGGCCCGGTAACGAGGAAGCGGTCCGGCCGGTCCCCCGCGTTCACGAGCAGCACGGCAAAACGCGCCGGGATTCCGGAGTAGGCGGCCTGCGACCGCGACTGCAGGGTCGCGCTCCCCTCGTAGATGCCTCCCCCCAGGTACGACGCATCGGACTCGCCCGCAAGCCGGACCATGAGGTCGGGCTGGTAGGCCGCGAAGGCCGTGTTTCCCATGAAGAGCAGGATAACGGGAACGTAACGAAGCCACGAAAGCAGTCGTATCAGAGGGTTACGGACGTTGCGGTATTTATTAATTTCAATTAATTTCATAACCATGAAAAAATAACAGAGGATCGGCGTGAGGCAACCGGGGAAAGAAAAATTGTCTTTTGTGCGTCCGGATGGTATGAACGAAGGCCGGGCGCGAAGGCGTCCGAGGGGGGAAAAGATGGAAACCGCAAGCCGTTACTACCAGTTGGCCAACCGCGACATCGTCTACATGAAGTACATCCTGGAGGCGCACGAGGGGCTCACCACCATGAGCACCGTCGACGGCAAGCGCGGCATCGTCCGCGTCAACTACCCGGTATGTTTCGCAGAAACGGTGGACGAGATGATGCGGGCCTTGGCCGGGGAGATCACGGTGACCGAGGTGACCGAGGAGGGTGAGCCATGCTCGAAGGGATAGACTGCGCGGCGCTTTTGAAACGCGCCCTCGCCGCCGGTGGTGAGTTCGCCGACATCTACTACGAGGACGGCGCCTACACAACGGTCGTCTGTGAGGACGGCAAGGTTGAGCGCGTGCTGGCCGCGGCGGACCGCGGCGTCGGCATCAGGGTCATCTCCGGCTTCTCCACCGCCTACGCCTACACGAACCAGCTCGACTACCGCTCGCTTTTGCAACTGGCCGAGACGGTGAGCCACGGCGTTCGCTCCGGACTCCCCGCCCCTGATTTCAACCTCTGCGCGCCGCGCCTCGCGCCGGGACAGGCCGTCTCGCTGCCGCCGGACCAGGTTGAGCTCGTGCGCAAGGTCGAGCTGGTGAACCGGGCCGACGTCGCCGCGCGCGGCTTCGATGCGCGCGTCCGCCAGGTGCTGGCGGTATACCGCGACTCCCGGGTGAAGACCCAGTCGGTGAACTCCCTCGGTGAGTTCCACGAGGACGACGCCTGCGCCTCCGTCTTCATGGTGCAGGTGGTGGCCCAGGACGGAAAAGAGACCCAGACCGGATACGAGCCGGTGGGTGGAAGCCGCGGCTTCGAGCTCTTCGACGCCATCTCGCCTGAGGAACTCGCGATCACGGCGGCAGGGCGCAGCGTGATGATGCTCGGCGCGCAGAAGTCCCCAGCCGGACGACTGCCGGTGGTTCTTTCCAGCGAGGCGGGGGGGACCATGGTGCACGAGGCGATCGGACACGGCCTCGAGGCGGACCTGGTGCAGGCAGGGACCTCGGTCTACCGCGGTCGCGTGGGGCAAAAGGTCGCCTCCGAGCTCATCACCGTAATCGACGATGCCACCATCCCCTACGCACGCGGCACCTTCGGCTTCGACGGCGAAGGGACGGCAGCGCAGCGCACCATCCTGGTGGAAGACGGGGTCCTCAAGGGTTATCTCTACGACCGGCTCTCCGCGATGAAGGAGGGATGCGCCTCCACCGGCAACGGGCGGCGCGAGTCGTACCGCTGCCGTCCCATCGTGCGCATGACCAACACCCTCATCGCACCGGGCAAGAGCGATCCGGCTGACATAGTTAAAAGCGTATCCAAGGGGCTCTTCGTCAAACGGATGGGGGGCGGTCAGGTGAACACGGTGAACGGCGACTTCGTCTTCGAGGTGTCGGAAGGTTACCTGGTGGAAAACGGTGTGATAGGGGAACCGGTGCGCGGGGCGACGCTGGCGGGTAACGGCCCGGAGGTACTCGGGCAGATCGCGATGGTGGGGAACGACCTCGGTTTCGGCATCGGCACCTGCGGCAAGGACGGCCAGGGGGTACCGGTCGCCGACGCGCAACCCACCCTCCTCATCCCGGCCATCACCGTCGGCGGCGCGCGCTAACGCCGCCGTCGCGGCCGGACCTTTAGTCTCCGACCTCTCCTACCTCGAGCCGCCCCCTCTATGCTCGAGTTCCTTTTGCAGCCTCTCCAGAACCGGCAGGACCCGGTCGCCGATCCATATCTGCGGGTTCGACGGGGTCTCCCCCCTCTCCTCTTCCCACTTTCCGATGGTCTCACGGCTTTTCTCGAAGGCCTTGGTGAAGCTGAAGGTCTCCTTCAGCGCTTGGCCGACGAAGGCCTCACCGAACCAGGTGAAGTTCTCCCCGAAGCCGCAACCAAACGACTCGTGCGTCGCGTCCGACGCGGTGATGACGAGGCTCCCCGCGTCCCTGAGCGGCTCGACGAAGCCCCCCGAGAAGCAGGCGGAAACGACGACCACCTTGTAACGGATGCCGGATTTGACGAGCAGCCGTTTGAGGAGTTCCGGGGTGACCTGCTTCAGCTCAAGGGGGGCGTTGCTGACGGCGAGCTCGTGGTCCCGCGAGCCGTGCGAGCTGAGGTAAAGGAAAAGGACGTCCTCGTCGCGGTTCATCACCTCGCCCACCCGCGCGAGGGCACGCTCCAGGTTCCCGACCGTGGCGAAGGGAAGCGCGGTAGCACTCTGCGGGTTGTTCACCAGGAGCACCGATCGTCCGGCCGTGCCGAAACGGCCGTCGAAGGTCTGCCGAGCAACGGTCAGCTCCTTCAGGAAAACGTCCTGCGAGGCGTCGCCGGCAAAGCCCACGAAGTAAAGGTCGGTGACGCCGGGGCGGCCGTGCCGCAAGCGTGAAAGCTCACCCTCCAGAAGCCTTTGCTGGGCGCTCAGCACCTCGTCATCGATGGTGAGCGCGCCGCTCTCGTTCCCACCCTCGCCGCTTGCCCAGAGGTCGCCGCGCTGGAAAAACCATAAAGGGGTCGCCACAAGGGCGAGAAACAGCAAAGCGATCCCGACACGGCGTGAAAGGTTGCGTGCTTTAAGGCGCAGGAGAAAAACGAGCGACGCCGCGGCCCACCACCCGAAGAAGCGGTAGTAATGCGGGGCGGAGAGGTAATCGGAGAGGACTTCGAAGCGCCGCCACTGCGCGAGCCACTCGAGTGCGCCGTGGCAGAACTCAACCGGGATGCTGAAAGCGACCAGCGCCGCCGCGAGGGGGACGACCCCGGACCTGGGCGCTAGAAGCCGCTGTGCCGCGACCCCGAAGAGGAGAAAGAGCGGCAGGTAGAAGAGGAAGTACGGCAGCGAGTTCGAGTAGAAACTGCCGCCGCGCCCGACGAGCAGGAAGGAGACCAGCAGGTTGAAGGCTAAGTCGGCCAAAACCAGCATGACCAGGTTGGCGGGGAGGGTGCTGAGCGTCTCCAGTTCGCTGCGCAGAAAGAGCACGCCGCGCACCCCGTCCAGGAGGTCGCGGCCGAGCTGCAGGAAAAGTGCGCGACGCGGCGCAGGCTCCGGGCGCAGCGGGAGGCCGGTCTCCTCCGCCCCGCAGGCGGTCGCCGTGGCGTCCTCGGCCGGGGCGTCGGGACGGTCCGTTTCCGTTATAGGTGCTGCTTCGGGCGCCTTATGCATGTCAGGTTCATTGGGCATGGTCGAGCATCATATCATGAAGACACAGCTTTGGAAGAGTGTTTAAGCTGGCTTTACTTGATTTTATTAACTTTTTTGTTTTTCAATCGCTTCAATCCTGCTACCATTGCCGTCGGCCTGTACGTATAACCGCGCCGGGCAACCACTTCCCACAGCTTTAGCGAGGTTTCCACCATGACGATCAACAAATGGTCCAAGTCGAGCTGGCGTTCCTTTCCCGCCAAGCAGCAGCCGGTATGGCCGGGAGAAGCGGCGCTGGACGACACGCTGAAGACGCTGTCCCAGCTCCCGCCGCTGGTTTTCGCCGGGGAGTGCCAGACCCTCCGGGCGGGGCTCGCCGAAGCGGTCGAGGGGAAGGCGTTCGTGCTGCAGTGCGGAGACTGCGCCGAGGACTTTTCGCGCTGCACCGGGCCGGACATAAGGGAGCTTCTGAAGGTCATCCTGCAGATGGCGGTCGTCGTCGCCTACGCGGGGGAGAAGCGCGTCCTCAAGATCGGGAGGATGGCGGGACAGTACGCGAAGCCCCGTTCTTCCGACACGGAGCTCGTGGACGGTGTGGAACTCCCAAGCTACCGCGGCGACATGGTGAACCTCCCTGACGCGACGCTGGAGGCAAGGACACCCGACCCGCGCCGCATGCTGGAAGGCTACTACCGCGCCGCGGCGACCCTCAACCTGGTCCGCTCCTTCACCCTGGGTGGCTACGCCGCCCTGGACCGCGTGCAGGCGTGGCACCGCGCCTCGCTTGACGCCCTTCCCGCCGGGCAGAAGTACGAGGACCTGGTGCGCCAGATCTGGAAGACCATCAACTTCATGACCGCGATCGGCCTCGACCCGCAGCACACCCCGCAGTTGAACCAGGTCACCCTGTACACCTCGCACGAGGCGCTCCTGCTCGATTACGAAGAGGCGCTCACCCGCATGGATTCCACCACCGGCGGCTGGTACGACTGCAGCGGGCACATGCTCTGGATCGGCGACCGCACCCGGCAGTTGGATGGGGCGCACGTCGAGTTCCTGCGCGGCGTGAAAAATCCGCTCGGCATGAAGATCGGCCCGAACTACGACATCGACAACATCAAGGCGATCGTGGAGCGGCTGAACCCTGAGAACGAGGCGGGGCGCCTGACCCTGATCACCCGTTTCGGGGCCGATAAGGTTTCCGGTTACCTCCCGAAGCTTTTGCGCGAGATGCAGCGCGAGGGGTACAAGGTGGTCTGGAGCTGCGACCCGATGCACGGCAACACCTACCAGAACGAGTTCGGGCAGAAGTCGAGGAAGTTCGAGGACATTATCCGGGAGATCAAGACCTTCTGGGAGATCCACAAGTCCGAGGGGACCGTGGCTGGGGGGGTACACCTGGAGCTCACCGGCGACCACGTCACCGAGTGCACCGGCGGCAGCCGTCAGCTCCTCGACAAGCACCTGCACCAGAACTACCAGACCAACTGCGATCCGCGCCTGAACGCGGAGCAGAGCGTCGAGCTCGCCTTCGAGCTCGCCGAGATGCTGCACCCCTGCAAATAGCGCGATCCCGGAGAGGGGGTACGGTAACGCCCCCTCTCCTAGCGCCCTCCCCCTTTTTTCTGCAACGCCCGTGTGAGGTTTTCCTGCGCCACGGCGTCCTCAGGTTTCAGCCGCACAGCTTCCTGGAACTGCGCAAGCGCCGCATCAAGATCTCCCTTTGCGAGGTACGCCTCGCCCAGGTTGCTGTACGCCTTCGCGTAGCCGGGGTGCACCGAGATGGCCGTCTTGAACTCGGCCACCGCCTCCTCCACCTTCCCGTTTCTGAGGAGCGCAAACCCCAAGTTGTTGCGCGCTTCGGCGAAGTTCGGTTTCCGTTTCAGCACGACCTGGTAGTAATCGATGGCGCGCCTGTCGTCCCCCTTCAGCAGGCAATCGACGGCGAGGTTGTTGTAGGCGGCGTCGAGATCGGGCTGCAGGGCAACGGCCGCCTCGTAGCAGCTGACGGCGGTGTCGATGTTCCCGGTCTCGTCGAAAAGCCTCCCCAGGTTGTACAGTGCGACCGGGTTGCGCGGGTTTATCTGCAGCGCCTTTTTGAGGTACTCCATCGCCTCCGGAACACGCCCCACCTTGGAGAGGGCGACGCCGTAGTGGTTGTTCGCCCTGGACTTCTCCGGCGACTTGGCGATCACGTCCCCCCAGAGGGTGAGCTGACTCTCCCACACCGTGTTTCGCTGCCAGGTAACCACGGCAAACACTACTACCAGGAGCGCCGCTCCCCCGGCGACGGCGCGCATTGGAAGGTTGCGGCATCCGAGCAGGAGGGCGGCGATGAGGGCGGTGAAGGCGCCCGCTGAGGGGAGGTAGACGCGGTGCTCGAAGATGACGTCCGCGATGGGTATCACGCTCGATTCGACGGAGAGGGTCAGGAAAAACCAGAGGATCCCGAAGGCGATCATCCTCCCCAGCCCCCCCTTCACCTGCCGGTCTTCGTCCAACTCATCTCCTTTTCCGAAACCGGAAACGGAGGAGGAGCGCAGTTGCACCACTGCGACCGCGCAGAGCCCCAGCAACAGTAGGAATGAGAAGAACACCTGTGGCGCGAACAGTGAGTGGTACACCGGGTAGTCGTAATCGAGGTTCTGGTTTACCGGGAGGACCAGCAGACGCAGGTAGGTCGCGATGACGCTGAACTGGGTGATCAGGTAATCGCCGCGCGAGATGTTGACCGTCTCGCGGCTGAGCTCGTTCACGTCCGAGAGGAGCTCCCCGAGAGGCTTTCCGGCCTTCAGCACGACGACAGCCGCAGCGAGAACGAAAAGTGCCGCCCCGGCGCCGAGAAGGAGGTTACGTTTCCGGCTGGGTTGGAAAAAGCAGAAGTCGTAGAGGAGCAGCGCTAGCGGCAGCGTCGCCGCCACCTCCTTGGTCTGTGCCGCGAGGAGTGCGAACAAAAGCGCCGCCGAGAAGTACACGAAGGGAACCAGCGGTTTTCTTTGCCCGTGCTCCCCGGCACCGCCCGGCGTAAGGAGCACCCTTCCCCGGGCGTAGCAGAACAGGGTCAGCAGGTAGAAAAGGGTGACCAGCGAGGCCAGCCGCTGCACGATGTAAGTCACCGCCTGCGTCTGCACCGGGTGGACCACGAAGAGAAGCGCGGCAAAAAGCGGCAGCAGTTCCAGGCTCCGGTGCACTTTTCCGGTCCCGAAGAAGGGGGTCCGCAGGGTCACCCGCAGCAGGAAGTAGAGCACCCACGCGTTAAGGACGTGGATGAAGATGTTGAAGAGGTGGTATCCGAAGGGATCAAGGGCGCCCCACCGGTAATTGAGGGCAAAGGTGAAGTACCCGACGACGCGGCGGGGATTGAACGCCCTCCCCTCGCCCCCGAAGAAACGGGAGAGGTCCCGGATGGTCTCGTTGTCTATGATGGAGGGGATGTCGTCGAGGACGAACGGGGAATGCAGGGTATTGCTGTAGGCGGCGATGCCCAGGAGCATCATCAGCAACAGGTGCACCGGGATGCGGAATCGGTGGTAAAGGGTTTCAGGGGCGGGATCAGCCGCACCGGCAAGCTTCTGCCTCTTCATATTCACCTCTACATATGCGCATTAAACAAGTTGGCGGAGTCTAACCTTTTTCCTCTCAAGTTGCAAGAAAATGCGCGAGGATAGGAGGTTTGGTGGGTCACGCTAAGGGCGCGAGGACCGGTTGTGAAATCAAGGGCGCCTGTCGTCGTGGCAGCTTGCGCGCTCGCGGAAGTTTTTGGTGTACGCGGTGGGTTCAGACGCTATAATTCAGCACGAGGTGCCCATTAAAATCATCGCGCCCACTTTCCAAGAAATGAGGTCATCACATGAGAATTGAGGTATCCGTCGCTAACCCGTTGCAATACGAGACTCCGGCGCTTGTCGTCGGATGTTTTGAGGATGAGCAGGACCAGTTGTTCCTCGATCTTGATGCCGCGCTCGGGGGGCTGCTCCAGCGCCTTGCGGAGAGCCGCGAGTTTTCCGGCAAGAAGGGGACGTCGCGCCTCATCCACACGCTGGGCAAGTTCCCCGCCGAACGGCTTTTGCTCGTAGGTTTGGGCAAGAAGAAGGAGCTTGGCAGGGAACGCCTGCGCCAGGCCGCCGGTAACGCGGTTCAGGCGCTGCGGGGCGCGCGTGTCGCCTCTTTTGGCAGCGCTCTGCATCGCGCCGGGGAGCTTCCCGACGGTGTCGAGGCGGTTGCCGTCGGCATGCTCTTGGGAAGCTACAGCTTCGATCTTTACAAGACCAAGGAGAAAGAGCAGCGCTTCAGTTTCGACACGGCGACCGTGCTGGTGGCGTCGGAAGCCGAGTTGGATGAGCAGCGACAGGCAGCGGGCCGTGCCGAGATCCTATGCGAGGCGGTGGCGCTTGCACGGGACCTCGTTTCCCACCCGGGGAACGTGGTGACCCCCGTCTACTTGGCCCATACCGCCCTGGGCTTGGCCGAGCGAAACGGGCTCGACTGCAGGATCTACGAGCTGGACGAGTTGGAGCAGATGGGGATGAACGCCCTCATCGGGGTCGGCAAGGGTGCGGCGATCGCGCCGCGCCTGATCGTGCTGCAATACCACGGCGGCAAGGGGCGCCCCACGGTCCTGGTCGGCAAAGGGATCACCTTCGACTCCGGCGGGATTTCCATAAAGCCCGGTGCCGGGATGGAGGCGATGAAGACCGACATGGCGGGCAGCGCCGCGGTACTCGGGACCATGGAGGCGGCCGCGCGGCTGAGGCTCCCCGTAAACCTGATCGGTATCATCCCGACCGCCGAGAACATGCCCGACGGCAACGCCTTCAAGCCGGGGGACGTCCTCACCTCCCTCTCCGGGACCACCATCGAGATCACCAACACCGACGCCGAAGGGCGCCTGATCCTCTGCGACGCGCTCCACTTCGCCCAGCAGTTCAAGCCTGCCGCCATGGTGGACCTCGCCACGCTCACGGGTGCCTGCGTGGTCGCACTGGGACACGAGGCGAGCGGGCTCATGGGTAACGACCAGCGCCTCATCGACGCCCTAAGGCGTGCCGGCGAGGAAAGCGGGGAAAGGGTATGGCAGCTTCCCCTTTGGGAGGAGTATGGCGAAGTGATGAAGAGCGACATCGCCGACCTCAAGAACTCCGGGAGCCGGGACGGCGGGAGCATCTCGGCGGGGTGGTTCCTGAAGCAGTTC from Geomonas ferrireducens includes these protein-coding regions:
- a CDS encoding COG1470 family protein; its protein translation is MGNTAFAAYQPDLMVRLAGESDASYLGGGIYEGSATLQSRSQAAYSGIPARFAVLLVNAGDRPDRFLVTGPGSGSAFKVSYTDPGGVDRAAAISGAGYLTPELPPGGSTLLVVQVTPVLFTLGASYRVPLTAVSTGDALAVDQVKTETVACGQTAAVTVSAPPDGVGGPGTVVNYPYIVTNVGNTVNSFVLSVSGGSGWKGELFADDGAGGGVAGDGVREAGETRICATTGTLAPGASFRFFLAVTVPESGSDGARCDHLLAATGEGASGSDQVGTRAAAPVVGLAEAVRNITRGGVFEASAEAIPGDEIQYRMGITNSGSAPAAKVNLESPIPAGLSVAADTLFVSLSPAGDGTPCAAAECGTARIQEGGIVAQLGQGAGDAAGGSIAPGRTVYIFFKAQVQ
- a CDS encoding DUF4911 domain-containing protein; protein product: METASRYYQLANRDIVYMKYILEAHEGLTTMSTVDGKRGIVRVNYPVCFAETVDEMMRALAGEITVTEVTEEGEPCSKG
- a CDS encoding TldD/PmbA family protein, whose translation is MLEGIDCAALLKRALAAGGEFADIYYEDGAYTTVVCEDGKVERVLAAADRGVGIRVISGFSTAYAYTNQLDYRSLLQLAETVSHGVRSGLPAPDFNLCAPRLAPGQAVSLPPDQVELVRKVELVNRADVAARGFDARVRQVLAVYRDSRVKTQSVNSLGEFHEDDACASVFMVQVVAQDGKETQTGYEPVGGSRGFELFDAISPEELAITAAGRSVMMLGAQKSPAGRLPVVLSSEAGGTMVHEAIGHGLEADLVQAGTSVYRGRVGQKVASELITVIDDATIPYARGTFGFDGEGTAAQRTILVEDGVLKGYLYDRLSAMKEGCASTGNGRRESYRCRPIVRMTNTLIAPGKSDPADIVKSVSKGLFVKRMGGGQVNTVNGDFVFEVSEGYLVENGVIGEPVRGATLAGNGPEVLGQIAMVGNDLGFGIGTCGKDGQGVPVADAQPTLLIPAITVGGAR
- a CDS encoding C13 family peptidase; the protein is MPNEPDMHKAPEAAPITETDRPDAPAEDATATACGAEETGLPLRPEPAPRRALFLQLGRDLLDGVRGVLFLRSELETLSTLPANLVMLVLADLAFNLLVSFLLVGRGGSFYSNSLPYFLFYLPLFLLFGVAAQRLLAPRSGVVPLAAALVAFSIPVEFCHGALEWLAQWRRFEVLSDYLSAPHYYRFFGWWAAASLVFLLRLKARNLSRRVGIALLFLALVATPLWFFQRGDLWASGEGGNESGALTIDDEVLSAQQRLLEGELSRLRHGRPGVTDLYFVGFAGDASQDVFLKELTVARQTFDGRFGTAGRSVLLVNNPQSATALPFATVGNLERALARVGEVMNRDEDVLFLYLSSHGSRDHELAVSNAPLELKQVTPELLKRLLVKSGIRYKVVVVSACFSGGFVEPLRDAGSLVITASDATHESFGCGFGENFTWFGEAFVGQALKETFSFTKAFEKSRETIGKWEEERGETPSNPQIWIGDRVLPVLERLQKELEHRGGGSR
- a CDS encoding class II 3-deoxy-7-phosphoheptulonate synthase, which gives rise to MTINKWSKSSWRSFPAKQQPVWPGEAALDDTLKTLSQLPPLVFAGECQTLRAGLAEAVEGKAFVLQCGDCAEDFSRCTGPDIRELLKVILQMAVVVAYAGEKRVLKIGRMAGQYAKPRSSDTELVDGVELPSYRGDMVNLPDATLEARTPDPRRMLEGYYRAAATLNLVRSFTLGGYAALDRVQAWHRASLDALPAGQKYEDLVRQIWKTINFMTAIGLDPQHTPQLNQVTLYTSHEALLLDYEEALTRMDSTTGGWYDCSGHMLWIGDRTRQLDGAHVEFLRGVKNPLGMKIGPNYDIDNIKAIVERLNPENEAGRLTLITRFGADKVSGYLPKLLREMQREGYKVVWSCDPMHGNTYQNEFGQKSRKFEDIIREIKTFWEIHKSEGTVAGGVHLELTGDHVTECTGGSRQLLDKHLHQNYQTNCDPRLNAEQSVELAFELAEMLHPCK
- a CDS encoding tetratricopeptide repeat protein; the encoded protein is MKRQKLAGAADPAPETLYHRFRIPVHLLLMMLLGIAAYSNTLHSPFVLDDIPSIIDNETIRDLSRFFGGEGRAFNPRRVVGYFTFALNYRWGALDPFGYHLFNIFIHVLNAWVLYFLLRVTLRTPFFGTGKVHRSLELLPLFAALLFVVHPVQTQAVTYIVQRLASLVTLFYLLTLFCYARGRVLLTPGGAGEHGQRKPLVPFVYFSAALLFALLAAQTKEVAATLPLALLLYDFCFFQPSRKRNLLLGAGAALFVLAAAVVVLKAGKPLGELLSDVNELSRETVNISRGDYLITQFSVIATYLRLLVLPVNQNLDYDYPVYHSLFAPQVFFSFLLLLGLCAVAVVQLRSSSVSGFGKGDELDEDRQVKGGLGRMIAFGILWFFLTLSVESSVIPIADVIFEHRVYLPSAGAFTALIAALLLGCRNLPMRAVAGGAALLVVVFAVVTWQRNTVWESQLTLWGDVIAKSPEKSRANNHYGVALSKVGRVPEAMEYLKKALQINPRNPVALYNLGRLFDETGNIDTAVSCYEAAVALQPDLDAAYNNLAVDCLLKGDDRRAIDYYQVVLKRKPNFAEARNNLGFALLRNGKVEEAVAEFKTAISVHPGYAKAYSNLGEAYLAKGDLDAALAQFQEAVRLKPEDAVAQENLTRALQKKGGGR
- a CDS encoding leucyl aminopeptidase produces the protein MRIEVSVANPLQYETPALVVGCFEDEQDQLFLDLDAALGGLLQRLAESREFSGKKGTSRLIHTLGKFPAERLLLVGLGKKKELGRERLRQAAGNAVQALRGARVASFGSALHRAGELPDGVEAVAVGMLLGSYSFDLYKTKEKEQRFSFDTATVLVASEAELDEQRQAAGRAEILCEAVALARDLVSHPGNVVTPVYLAHTALGLAERNGLDCRIYELDELEQMGMNALIGVGKGAAIAPRLIVLQYHGGKGRPTVLVGKGITFDSGGISIKPGAGMEAMKTDMAGSAAVLGTMEAAARLRLPVNLIGIIPTAENMPDGNAFKPGDVLTSLSGTTIEITNTDAEGRLILCDALHFAQQFKPAAMVDLATLTGACVVALGHEASGLMGNDQRLIDALRRAGEESGERVWQLPLWEEYGEVMKSDIADLKNSGSRDGGSISAGWFLKQFVGETRWAHLDIAGTAWNDKPRPYAPKGATGVGVRLLIEFLQAR